From one Cetobacterium somerae ATCC BAA-474 genomic stretch:
- the gltS gene encoding sodium/glutamate symporter: protein MFTHTFNMAETLAIAVCLLLIGRWIKGKVYFFEKFFIPAPVIGGVIFSIVSLIGYNMQLFVFDFDGSLKNLLMVAFFTTIGFLASLKMLKKGGLQVFTFLLVAVILVVIQNVVGVSLAKVFSLNPLIGIAAGSVPLTGGHGTSGAFGPVLEAAGATGAMSVAIASATFGLVAGCLIGGPVGKRLMAKHNLKSPREVEMFLDGNENPSDTKLLLNEDLLFRGIVYIVLAMGIGGFITPLAKNLGIVLPVYIGPMIVAAIIRNIADGAKIEIPLNAINVVGNIALQLFLAMALMSMRLWELAALAIPLVAILLAQKVVMALYAYFVTFRVMGKDYDAAVMAVGHCGFGMGATPNAMANMESFTAANGPSPTAFFALPLVGSLFIDFVNASIITVFVNMFS, encoded by the coding sequence ATGTTCACACACACATTTAATATGGCAGAAACTTTAGCAATAGCAGTTTGTTTGTTATTAATTGGAAGATGGATCAAAGGAAAAGTATATTTCTTTGAAAAATTCTTTATACCGGCTCCCGTTATTGGAGGAGTTATATTTTCTATTGTTTCTCTAATTGGTTATAATATGCAACTTTTTGTTTTTGATTTTGATGGTTCATTAAAAAATCTTCTAATGGTAGCTTTTTTTACCACAATTGGATTTTTAGCAAGTTTAAAAATGCTAAAAAAGGGTGGTCTTCAAGTTTTTACTTTTTTACTTGTAGCAGTTATACTTGTTGTTATTCAAAACGTTGTTGGCGTTTCTTTAGCAAAAGTATTTAGTTTGAATCCTTTAATTGGAATCGCTGCTGGCTCTGTTCCTCTTACTGGAGGTCACGGAACTTCTGGAGCTTTTGGTCCTGTTCTTGAAGCTGCTGGTGCTACTGGTGCTATGTCTGTTGCAATCGCCTCAGCAACTTTTGGATTAGTTGCTGGATGTCTAATTGGTGGTCCTGTTGGAAAAAGACTTATGGCAAAACATAATTTAAAATCTCCTAGAGAAGTAGAGATGTTTCTTGATGGTAATGAAAATCCTTCTGATACAAAATTACTTTTAAATGAAGATTTATTATTCAGAGGTATTGTTTACATTGTTTTGGCCATGGGAATTGGTGGATTTATAACACCATTAGCTAAAAATTTAGGAATTGTTCTTCCTGTGTATATAGGTCCTATGATTGTTGCTGCAATTATAAGAAATATTGCTGATGGAGCTAAAATAGAAATCCCATTAAATGCAATTAATGTTGTTGGTAATATTGCATTACAACTTTTCTTAGCTATGGCATTGATGTCTATGAGACTTTGGGAGTTAGCTGCACTAGCTATTCCGCTTGTAGCAATTCTTTTAGCACAAAAAGTCGTTATGGCTTTATATGCATATTTTGTAACATTTAGAGTTATGGGAAAAGATTATGATGCTGCGGTTATGGCTGTGGGACATTGTGGATTCGGAATGGGAGCTACTCCAAACGCTATGGCTAATATGGAGTCTTTTACAGCTGCAAATGGTCCTTCTCCTACAGCGTTCTTTGCTCTACCATTAGTTGGATCTCTTTTCATAGATTTTGTTAACGCATCAATTATAA
- a CDS encoding diphthine--ammonia ligase, with protein sequence MGIKVVVSFSGGKDSMLSLHKAISLGYEPIALMTTINKNKGDSWFHDISSDLLKQVSLAINIPLLLVECDGENYENTFEIALKNMKNLGAEACIFGDIDIAHHREWGEIRCQNTNLEAIFPLWQGNREALVKEFIELGYKAIIKKVNLNNMSADFLGKTLTHELLKEIEKTGSDVCGENGEYHTFVYDGPIFSKEVLLQNTKNIINENTLLLSTY encoded by the coding sequence ATGGGAATAAAAGTTGTCGTTTCTTTCAGCGGGGGAAAAGATAGTATGTTATCTTTACATAAAGCAATTTCATTAGGCTATGAACCAATTGCTCTTATGACAACAATAAATAAAAACAAGGGAGATTCTTGGTTTCATGATATCTCATCTGATCTTTTGAAACAAGTTTCATTAGCTATTAATATACCTTTGCTACTGGTTGAGTGTGATGGTGAAAATTATGAAAATACTTTTGAAATAGCTTTAAAAAATATGAAAAATTTAGGGGCTGAAGCATGTATTTTTGGCGATATTGATATTGCTCATCATAGAGAATGGGGAGAAATTAGATGCCAAAATACCAATCTTGAAGCTATTTTCCCTTTATGGCAAGGAAATCGTGAAGCTTTAGTTAAGGAATTTATAGAATTAGGATATAAAGCTATTATTAAAAAAGTTAATTTAAATAATATGAGTGCTGATTTTTTAGGAAAAACTTTAACTCATGAACTTTTAAAAGAAATAGAAAAAACTGGTTCTGATGTTTGTGGAGAAAATGGTGAATATCATACTTTTGTATACGATGGCCCAATTTTTTCTAAAGAGGTTTTATTACAAAATACAAAAAATATTATTAATGAAAATACTCTATTATTGAGCACTTATTAG